aggaggcttCGGTCACTGCTCAGCTGACAGCACTTTATTAAACAGTCGCAGCGACCGGACCCGTCGCAGCTCTGAGCAGCCAGCACGTAGCAGTACTGCGTGTTGGGCTCTTAGCATTGCACAACCCGTTTTGGATCCTCATCTATTTTGCACTGGACCCCACCACAGAGAGatcttccctcctttttttcttctctttttaatacaCATTTCAGTCGCTGTTTCATTGCTGCCTTTGTGCTACGTAGAACCCTAAAGGCCAGGCCATGATTCAGCTTTGTATGCTGTCCTTGACTTAtttaggggaaaataaaaacagcaccACGAGAACCTTTTAAGCCATATACTTCGTACCCATCgtgttttccaaataatttatttacaacCATGTCATACTCCGGAAGTGCACAACGGCACTGTGAGGGTGTTGAAATGCATTGAGATGGCTCCTTTCGAGAGATGTTTTTGTAACAGAATAgattgtgggttttgttgttttttttaaagtgttttgcaCATGTGTAGCTAAGGAAGAATTAAGTGTGTGTGTCCAAACCTTGAGTGCAATCGACAGGATTAGTTTTCCAGGTTGTTTGGGGGgcgagggagggaggcagtTATCTGTAATTAGAGATAGTTGGAGACAGCCAGCTGAGAGTTTACAAAACAATTTGCGTAGCACGAGTGCAGGAATTTCAGTCCAGGCCGTGACTTTTGTCCGTGAGCAGTGGTCTGGCGTGGCCCACGCGAGCTGCCAAGGAAGAGCCTGATTTCGGAGCCCAGCCCTTGGCTGAAATCGGGCGCCTTCGGCGGGTCTCGGACGGGACGTGCAGGGCTGGGTCGTCACCTGCAGAAACTCGGGGCCTCTCTCTGCAACTTCCAAACTAGATGTAActaaacacaatttttttttctaaattttattgtattattgCAATAAATCtttaacagtaatttttttttaaagttgtttattTGTAATTGTTACTtctgtgtggtttgtttttaaatatgctgGGGAAGAACACAACAATTTCCAGCCTTCACCGCCTCCCGGGCACCGGACCTGTTACAGGGCGATCGTAAAGCAGTAAAATACTTGATACGAGTTAAAAAAATACTCCTACATAAAATAACTGCATCTCCAGTGGCGCAGGCAGAGGAGTCCTGCAAAGCACACACGTACACCTCTGTACATGTAAACTGATAAATGGCTGGTAGGCCGGGCTTTGGACTACTCCAGGGTTGGGTGCCAATTTTTTGTACGTTGCCAAACGCAGGTGGGGGattaatttgttatttcaattatttgttattttggttggttgttATTTTAGTTACTTGTTATTTTAGTTATTCAGTTATTGGTGCACACAAGGGAGCATGCTCCTGGCTACGGGGTCACCGTGAAAGGCTGAGTGTGCGTGCCAAGGCAGGCAGgtgaaggggagggaggagaagcagctgccctgctccgTTTTGGGGCCAGCAACCCTAGGGGGAGGACGGATGCCTGTGAGCCCACAAATCGCTGAGTTGAGCGGTGACGGGGAGCTGGTGGGCACTGAAGAGCCCTGCTCCGGGGAGCAGAGatgcagcagggaaaggggaaaaggtgCAGGAAGAGGCAGGATGAGCGAGAGCCCAGCCACAGACCTCACCGGGGGCAGTTTGCTGGTGCTCGGATTCCCCCGGAGTTTGATGCCCACTTGGGAACGATGGAGGCGTTACGGACGTTTCTTCACAGGCAGAGTTGGAAATCCAAAGCCAGCCCCGCCTCTAAGCACTGCGGGCAGGGAAGTCAAGTTCTACTGAGTCCTCTAAAGCCACtgctgaacattttttaatatcaccttttctggggggaggaggtgctcaTCTCACAGCGGCTGCTCCCTGAACGGCCTCTGAAGAACCAGAAACCTACCCTTGatgttgctgcttttaaaaacttttttaaaaagcaaagccaccTTCAGCACAGACCACTGCTAGATGCAAAAGTTTGTTCTGCGGAGCCGTTTTTTTTACTCATaatgctgtgcagcagggaTCGTTCAGCAAATAACATACCGAATGATGTATAAAACAGCCCACGTTACTCAACCAGCCTGGGGGCAGGGCGGGGAAGACAGCAAATTGTCCTCTGCCTTGAACTGCGAGGGACAAAAAGCTCCCAGTGCCACTATTTCATTCTCCGTTTTCCCCTCTGGCAGCCTTGGTCAGCGAAGGTGACCAGAATCTCCCACCCCGTTCCAAAAAACATGACCTCACTCGCCCCTTATCtagttacaaaatattttcctctgctgcttctaTTTCAGCCTCGCGGGGACTTTCCTTGCGGCTGTCAGCGCCGCGCGGGTTATCGCAAGTTTTCCAGAGTCTCGGGTGGGGGGCAGGAAAGCTGcctcttccccctcttccttaATCGAAACGAAGCTGAAGGGCTTAGATCCTGCTGGTTTTGGCAAGCCGGCTTCTTCCAGGAGGTTGTTTTGCTGCTCGTCCCGGTGCAGCCTGCGCCCCGTTAGGGAGCGAAGGCCCAAGCGAGCAGGGGAtcctgcttttcctctcctggCTGATTGCGAGGCAGCCGCGCCCTCCTTCCAGCTTTCTAATTTCATTCCTCCCAGTTGTCATAATGTCTGCTGCATTGCAGAGAGCAGCGCCGGGGAGGGGAGCCAGGCGGTGGGtacagcagggagggaaggcgAAGCAGCATCCCTTGCAACCTGCCCTGAACGCCCTGCGCTCACCCAAACCCCATTTCAGGCAGCAAGGGCTCAGTTTTCTTCCCCATGCACTGCTAATGGCAAGAATAAAAGCACGCtccttaagaaacaaaacaactctgGTCCCTTAAAACAAGCTGATTCACTGCGCAAGCCCAGGTGAAGCGGGGACACAGGCACTCCTCCCAGCCTCCAGAGCCAGCTCTCCTCACCCGTCGCACCTTGTGGTCTCGCACACGAGGTCAGGGAACACCGGGCTGTGTCAGGAGTTGCTCCAGTCGTGGTGAGCGCTTCCAGGAGTCCATCCTTGCTCAGACAGGGCAGAGAAACGGCCACGGCACCgggtgcagggagaggagggactCGACGCAAAGGCACGAGCCTCTTCGCTCACCTCTGCAAAACCGCTGTGAGCTGGGCACGaggcggctgctgctggcacacgGTGCTAGCAGGAGGAAGGTGTTCGTGGAAATACTCCGAGACACCTCGCTCAGCTCCCGTCAGGAGCTCAAGGCATTACCTTTCGCCGGCGCTTCTGCCCCAAAGCCTCCCACGTCTGCTGAAAGCGCTGACTGCGGCACCAGAAGCAAGAAGCcagaggctgcagctgagcagggcGAAGCGCTGCAAGGATTCCTTGCGCAAAGGAAAAAGTCAGAGGGCAGCAACCTTCCAGCAAGCCACAGTAATTCACCTTTGTCCCCCCGGCCCCAGGCTCCATCCTCAAGCTGAGGATGCCGCCCCTTCAGGGAAGTGCGTGCCAGGGCGGAGAAATGGGACTCCAAAGGGAGAAGCTaacagcagagagaggaaaaacctGGAAGCTGAAGGTTATAGCAAGGAGTTCTTCAAGTAAAGTAGGTGGCTGGTTTTACAGGAGGGTTATTTTTCTCCAGGAAGCACAGTGTAAGCCTGAACTACATCACAGCACCAGGCGTCTGCCTCATGTtttacaggatttttattttggggtaGAAGTTTCACAAGACAAAGTCAGGTAAGGCAGATCTAGAATGCACGttttatttaagtaaaaaaaaaaaaaatcaaaaaaaaagaaaaccaaaaaaaaaaaaaacagacaacatgGGTAAGGTAGGCAAGAACTTTTTATATTCTGACTATACAATAATATTCCTCTCTTTTTATTCACTGCCAAGGCTACTATAATGGATCTGCTCTAGGCTAATTTTTAAGGTTGTCCAGTTAAATTGTTTGAAGGTTCTTTAAACAAGGTGGCCTTTACCTATTTAGAGTTTCCTCTCAGAAACATTCATATATTATACAGGATATACAGATTTCGAAACGAGAcacttaaaaacacacacaactaTAGCCGCAACACTATCGTAGCTGCATTGTAGTGAGTACGTTGTTCAGCCAGCTGTAGACTCTGTATGTACAATTAGTTTTTATAGTGTTATTTACATAGATGGACTAAAAGCTATCTTTCATCTAAAAGGTAAAGGCTCTTGTGTTTAAGGATGTGCAGTTTCATAGCCCTGTGAAAAACACGACAATTATATACACTGTAAACAGCACAAGGCATGAGAATCTCCTCCTACCCCAAACAATCTCACAGGAAAGTGTATGTGCACTAATATTCCTCTTCCCCTTCGGCTCCGGCGCCTCTAGTCTTCTTGTGGAGAGCCCGGTTAAAGCTGTGGCAGGCAGGAACCCAATGATTGTCATGAAGACCCAGCTTACAGCCCGGGATGCCCTTCTGAGACCTGTGGCAGCACATCCAGTACCCGGGCCCGTAAGGTAAAGCTTGACAGTATGGTTTGGGGTGCCAGCGGCACAAGGACACGTCCCCTTTGACGTATTTCTTCTTGCACTGCTTGCAAGGGTCTTCTCTGTAGCGGGGGTCGCGGACCCAGCGCGAGTCCGCCGGCCGAATGTTGTAGTACTCGATGATGAATTTGAAGTAGTAGCAAGTACATTTGAGGGCGACCAGGCTCCGGGTGGGAAGCAACCCAAAGATCTTCACTATGATGTGGTGCGGCAGGAAGGCCATATACTGCTGAGGCTCCAGAAGCTGCTGGATCTTAAACCTGGTCTCCAAAAAGTCATGCGAGACCTGCCTCTTTAGGCAGGAGGCGTCGAGTGCTTGCAAAGCACCTTCTGGTGGGGGACCAGAGAGGACAGGCGGCTCTGGAGAGACGCCGTTCCTGACGCACGATCTGTCAGACCCTAAAGCATCCTCACCCTCGTTTTGGGCTACTTCTGGCTTTTCTTGGGCGCTTTCCCGCAGCGGCTGTTGCTCGTGAGCGGCAGGCTGGCCGgcctggaggaaaaacaacctCCCCGGGAGCGGATCTTCACCGGAGCCGGAGCGAGAGAGTTTCTCCTTCCTGCACCCCTTCTCGGTCTTGGTGACCGATATGCTGATGCACAGGGACTCCTTCCTGGCGGGATGCGGGCTCTGCTTTGGAAGAATCACAGCCTCCTTCGACGTACATTCAGCACTCGCGCTCTTGCTCTGCAAGGCATCCGCAGGCACCCTGGCGGCGGCCGGCAGAGGCCGGGGAGGCTCCCCCCGCCTGTCGGCATCGCTCCTGCCCGCCGTCATCGCCAACACCGCCTGAGCAAGTCCCGAGCCCGCGCTCCCCACACGAGCCTCCAGCGCGGCAGGGAACGGCTGCCGAGCGCAGGCGGCGCCGTCCCACGGCTCCGCGGCCTCGCACCGACCTCCGCACCCAGCCTCGGCCGCCCCCGCgcctcccagcccctcgcccTGGCCCAGGGCGGCCGAGGAGGAGGCTCTGCCCGCCTCGCCGCCGGGCTGCGTGCCGCTGGCCAGGAGCACCCGCCCCACGTTCCTGCGGAAGCTGTTGTTGCGGGACAGGCCGCCGGCCTCCCGCTCGCTCTGGCGCCGCAGGCACTCCGACTCCAGCCTGGCCACCATGTCCAGCACGCGCACCGGctcgccctgctgctgctgctcgccaCAAGTTCCCCTCTCGTGTACCTCGCACGCCCCGGCGGCGGGGAAAGGGTCCGAGCTGGGGAGCGCTCCCTTGGGCTGAGCGCTCGGCCTCGCGGCGGGAGCCGGGGCGCAAGTTTTCGCGCAGTCCACCAGCAGAGCGCTCGCGCGTTGCTCCAGGAAGGCGACCATCTCTATCACGGACAGCGAGCGGCCCGGGAAGACGCCCTCGCCGTTGTCGTTGGCGTAGTGCACGGAGCAGTGCTCGATGCCACAGGCGAACGGCTCCGGCTGAGCGCACCG
This Cygnus atratus isolate AKBS03 ecotype Queensland, Australia chromosome 5, CAtr_DNAZoo_HiC_assembly, whole genome shotgun sequence DNA region includes the following protein-coding sequences:
- the FBXO34 gene encoding F-box only protein 34 isoform X2, translated to MSRGRCPVPRWERHGEALCGARSADEGALHVNQDGLAVTACLSWRGSYDEEFLQSWPPQGTAEFLFFHLPSSQTAAVNYKMYKGKRMQKDSGQLGAAAYGSSLRVSGMHLKPYLKLQKKERSPEISQDSLRGPPASHQRAAQEEKYSNNCTKRSVFPKPSLVAPSRKLLGIFYPNNMCNMSGKCPADGPSAREKKNALSATIHQGEEGEGPLDVWAVVKPGNTKEKIAFFAAQQCSGNNRLGSMKIKSTWDIDGRTAKRRKKSVDLKKAKIQLERVREANARCAQPEPFACGIEHCSVHYANDNGEGVFPGRSLSVIEMVAFLEQRASALLVDCAKTCAPAPAARPSAQPKGALPSSDPFPAAGACEVHERGTCGEQQQQGEPVRVLDMVARLESECLRRQSEREAGGLSRNNSFRRNVGRVLLASGTQPGGEAGRASSSAALGQGEGLGGAGAAEAGCGGRCEAAEPWDGAACARQPFPAALEARVGSAGSGLAQAVLAMTAGRSDADRRGEPPRPLPAAARVPADALQSKSASAECTSKEAVILPKQSPHPARKESLCISISVTKTEKGCRKEKLSRSGSGEDPLPGRLFFLQAGQPAAHEQQPLRESAQEKPEVAQNEGEDALGSDRSCVRNGVSPEPPVLSGPPPEGALQALDASCLKRQVSHDFLETRFKIQQLLEPQQYMAFLPHHIIVKIFGLLPTRSLVALKCTCYYFKFIIEYYNIRPADSRWVRDPRYREDPCKQCKKKYVKGDVSLCRWHPKPYCQALPYGPGYWMCCHRSQKGIPGCKLGLHDNHWVPACHSFNRALHKKTRGAGAEGEEEY
- the FBXO34 gene encoding F-box only protein 34 isoform X3 translates to MKSSCRAGLHREPLNSSSSTFHQVKRVSGMHLKPYLKLQKKERSPEISQDSLRGPPASHQRAAQEEKYSNNCTKRSVFPKPSLVAPSRKLLGIFYPNNMCNMSGKCPADGPSAREKKNALSATIHQGEEGEGPLDVWAVVKPGNTKEKIAFFAAQQCSGNNRLGSMKIKSTWDIDGRTAKRRKKSVDLKKAKIQLERVREANARCAQPEPFACGIEHCSVHYANDNGEGVFPGRSLSVIEMVAFLEQRASALLVDCAKTCAPAPAARPSAQPKGALPSSDPFPAAGACEVHERGTCGEQQQQGEPVRVLDMVARLESECLRRQSEREAGGLSRNNSFRRNVGRVLLASGTQPGGEAGRASSSAALGQGEGLGGAGAAEAGCGGRCEAAEPWDGAACARQPFPAALEARVGSAGSGLAQAVLAMTAGRSDADRRGEPPRPLPAAARVPADALQSKSASAECTSKEAVILPKQSPHPARKESLCISISVTKTEKGCRKEKLSRSGSGEDPLPGRLFFLQAGQPAAHEQQPLRESAQEKPEVAQNEGEDALGSDRSCVRNGVSPEPPVLSGPPPEGALQALDASCLKRQVSHDFLETRFKIQQLLEPQQYMAFLPHHIIVKIFGLLPTRSLVALKCTCYYFKFIIEYYNIRPADSRWVRDPRYREDPCKQCKKKYVKGDVSLCRWHPKPYCQALPYGPGYWMCCHRSQKGIPGCKLGLHDNHWVPACHSFNRALHKKTRGAGAEGEEEY
- the FBXO34 gene encoding F-box only protein 34 isoform X1; protein product: MHRLFAVYLATVPPVPRWERHGEALCGARSADEGALHVNQDGLAVTACLSWRGSYDEEFLQSWPPQGTAEFLFFHLPSSQTAAVNYKMYKGKRMQKDSGQLGAAAYGSSLRVSGMHLKPYLKLQKKERSPEISQDSLRGPPASHQRAAQEEKYSNNCTKRSVFPKPSLVAPSRKLLGIFYPNNMCNMSGKCPADGPSAREKKNALSATIHQGEEGEGPLDVWAVVKPGNTKEKIAFFAAQQCSGNNRLGSMKIKSTWDIDGRTAKRRKKSVDLKKAKIQLERVREANARCAQPEPFACGIEHCSVHYANDNGEGVFPGRSLSVIEMVAFLEQRASALLVDCAKTCAPAPAARPSAQPKGALPSSDPFPAAGACEVHERGTCGEQQQQGEPVRVLDMVARLESECLRRQSEREAGGLSRNNSFRRNVGRVLLASGTQPGGEAGRASSSAALGQGEGLGGAGAAEAGCGGRCEAAEPWDGAACARQPFPAALEARVGSAGSGLAQAVLAMTAGRSDADRRGEPPRPLPAAARVPADALQSKSASAECTSKEAVILPKQSPHPARKESLCISISVTKTEKGCRKEKLSRSGSGEDPLPGRLFFLQAGQPAAHEQQPLRESAQEKPEVAQNEGEDALGSDRSCVRNGVSPEPPVLSGPPPEGALQALDASCLKRQVSHDFLETRFKIQQLLEPQQYMAFLPHHIIVKIFGLLPTRSLVALKCTCYYFKFIIEYYNIRPADSRWVRDPRYREDPCKQCKKKYVKGDVSLCRWHPKPYCQALPYGPGYWMCCHRSQKGIPGCKLGLHDNHWVPACHSFNRALHKKTRGAGAEGEEEY
- the FBXO34 gene encoding F-box only protein 34 isoform X4 → MHLKPYLKLQKKERSPEISQDSLRGPPASHQRAAQEEKYSNNCTKRSVFPKPSLVAPSRKLLGIFYPNNMCNMSGKCPADGPSAREKKNALSATIHQGEEGEGPLDVWAVVKPGNTKEKIAFFAAQQCSGNNRLGSMKIKSTWDIDGRTAKRRKKSVDLKKAKIQLERVREANARCAQPEPFACGIEHCSVHYANDNGEGVFPGRSLSVIEMVAFLEQRASALLVDCAKTCAPAPAARPSAQPKGALPSSDPFPAAGACEVHERGTCGEQQQQGEPVRVLDMVARLESECLRRQSEREAGGLSRNNSFRRNVGRVLLASGTQPGGEAGRASSSAALGQGEGLGGAGAAEAGCGGRCEAAEPWDGAACARQPFPAALEARVGSAGSGLAQAVLAMTAGRSDADRRGEPPRPLPAAARVPADALQSKSASAECTSKEAVILPKQSPHPARKESLCISISVTKTEKGCRKEKLSRSGSGEDPLPGRLFFLQAGQPAAHEQQPLRESAQEKPEVAQNEGEDALGSDRSCVRNGVSPEPPVLSGPPPEGALQALDASCLKRQVSHDFLETRFKIQQLLEPQQYMAFLPHHIIVKIFGLLPTRSLVALKCTCYYFKFIIEYYNIRPADSRWVRDPRYREDPCKQCKKKYVKGDVSLCRWHPKPYCQALPYGPGYWMCCHRSQKGIPGCKLGLHDNHWVPACHSFNRALHKKTRGAGAEGEEEY